A single region of the Sulfitobacter geojensis genome encodes:
- the hmgA gene encoding homogentisate 1,2-dioxygenase: MSHPSTTTSPTGLTTAAPPMGTHAGYMPGFGNDFETEALPGALPQGMNSPQKVNYGLYGEQLSGTAFTAPSHQNERTWCYRIRPSVKHSHRYERIALPYWKSAPHIPDDVTSLGQYRWDPLPHGDAPLTWLTGMRTMTTAGDVNTQVGMASHIYLVTESMVDSYFYSADSELLVVPQEGRLRFCTELGVIDLEPKEIAILPRGLLYRVEVLDGPARGFVCENYGQKFELPGRGPIGANCMANRRDFKTPVAAFEDRETPSTVTIKWCGQFHETHIGHSPLDVVAWHGNYAPVKYDLRTYCPVGAILFDHPDPSIFTVLTAASGVEGTANIDFVLFRERWMVAEDTFRPPWYHKNVMSELMGNIYGQYDAKPKGFIPGGMSLHNMMLPHGPDKNAFEGASNADLKAEKLDNTMSFMFETRFPQHLTEFAAKEAPLQDDYIDCWSDIEKKFDGTPGKK; encoded by the coding sequence ATGAGCCATCCGTCGACCACGACCAGCCCGACCGGTCTGACAACCGCCGCACCCCCGATGGGCACGCACGCCGGTTATATGCCCGGTTTTGGTAATGATTTTGAAACCGAAGCGCTGCCCGGTGCCTTGCCGCAGGGTATGAATTCACCGCAAAAGGTGAATTACGGGCTTTATGGCGAACAACTCTCCGGCACCGCATTCACTGCGCCCTCGCATCAAAACGAACGTACATGGTGCTACCGCATCCGCCCGTCGGTTAAACACTCGCACCGCTACGAACGGATCGCCCTGCCCTATTGGAAATCCGCGCCGCATATCCCCGATGATGTGACCAGCCTTGGCCAATACCGCTGGGACCCGCTGCCGCATGGCGATGCCCCGCTGACATGGCTGACCGGCATGCGCACGATGACCACTGCGGGGGATGTGAACACACAGGTGGGCATGGCCAGCCATATCTATCTGGTCACTGAAAGCATGGTCGACAGCTATTTCTATTCGGCAGACTCCGAATTGCTGGTGGTGCCACAAGAAGGCCGGTTGCGGTTTTGCACCGAACTGGGCGTGATTGATCTGGAGCCCAAGGAAATCGCGATCCTACCGCGGGGATTGCTTTACCGCGTCGAAGTTCTTGACGGGCCTGCACGCGGGTTCGTTTGCGAAAACTATGGTCAGAAATTCGAACTGCCCGGGCGCGGTCCCATCGGTGCAAACTGCATGGCAAACCGGCGCGATTTCAAAACACCCGTGGCCGCGTTCGAGGACCGCGAAACGCCGTCCACCGTGACCATCAAATGGTGCGGCCAGTTTCACGAAACCCACATCGGGCATTCGCCCCTCGACGTGGTCGCATGGCACGGTAATTACGCGCCGGTGAAATATGATCTGCGCACCTATTGCCCGGTCGGCGCGATCCTGTTCGATCACCCTGATCCGTCGATCTTTACCGTGCTGACCGCCGCATCAGGCGTGGAAGGCACCGCAAACATCGACTTTGTTTTGTTTCGCGAACGCTGGATGGTGGCCGAAGATACCTTTCGCCCGCCGTGGTACCACAAGAACGTCATGTCCGAACTCATGGGCAACATCTATGGCCAGTATGACGCCAAACCAAAGGGGTTCATCCCCGGCGGCATGTCCCTGCACAACATGATGCTGCCCCACGGGCCGGATAAAAACGCCTTTGAAGGCGCATCGAACGCGGATCTCAAGGCGGAAAAGCTCGACAATACCATGAGCTTCATGTTCGAAACCCGTTTCCCCCAGCACCTGACCGAATTCGCAGCCAAAGAAGCGCCGCTTCAGGACGATTATATCGACTGCTGGAGCGACATCGAAAAGAAATTCGACGGCACGCCGGGTAAGAAGTAA
- a CDS encoding MarR family winged helix-turn-helix transcriptional regulator gives MTQSDFELQNFLPYLLNQAAEVSSLTFQQFYKDRYGMLRTEWRVLFHLGLYGQLTASEIGQRAKTHKTKISRAVQRLTERRFVQRAMNSADRRVTYLTLTAQGQAAYDDLRRVAERYEQSLLKQLEPEEVEVLRRALNKLSADGPRDFT, from the coding sequence ATGACGCAAAGTGATTTCGAGCTGCAAAATTTTCTGCCGTATCTGCTAAATCAGGCGGCGGAGGTCAGTTCCCTGACATTCCAGCAATTTTACAAAGACCGCTACGGGATGTTGCGGACCGAGTGGCGGGTGTTGTTTCATCTGGGGCTCTACGGGCAGTTGACGGCCAGCGAAATTGGCCAGCGTGCCAAAACCCACAAAACCAAGATCAGCCGCGCCGTGCAGCGCCTGACAGAGCGGCGGTTTGTGCAGCGTGCGATGAACAGCGCCGACCGGCGCGTGACCTATCTGACTCTGACGGCGCAGGGGCAGGCGGCTTATGATGATCTGCGCCGCGTGGCCGAGCGATACGAGCAAAGCCTGCTGAAACAGTTGGAGCCGGAGGAGGTCGAGGTTTTGCGCCGCGCATTGAACAAACTCAGTGCTGACGGACCGCGCGACTTTACTTAG
- a CDS encoding DMT family transporter, with amino-acid sequence MNDQAKGLLITLFGVLFVVPDSLFVRLIAADPLTIAFWRLLLAGGISALWIAATAGLAPFRAVLRSGRFGLIYMIGIGASGVLFVVAVSLTSVANVVFIIASLPIFASLMSRVFLAEPFGARTWLTIAAVVPGLAIIAYGSGETQNASLAGDLLALSVSALFAAALTAARRARAVSMVPGVAMGYTLAACVIAPFADPLSMPLDQAPLVLGHGAVILASSVLLAIGPRFITSAEVGLLVLLESVLAPLLAWAVVGENPGPYALIGGGIVISALLVSNIVLLMRQRAARPRTSAP; translated from the coding sequence ATGAATGATCAAGCCAAAGGTCTGTTGATTACGCTGTTCGGTGTCCTTTTTGTGGTGCCGGATTCGCTGTTCGTGCGTCTGATTGCAGCGGACCCCCTGACGATTGCCTTTTGGCGCTTGCTGTTGGCGGGCGGAATTTCCGCGCTTTGGATCGCTGCGACGGCGGGGCTGGCCCCCTTTCGTGCGGTGCTGCGGAGCGGTCGTTTTGGGCTGATCTATATGATCGGGATCGGGGCCAGCGGGGTGCTGTTCGTGGTGGCGGTCAGCCTGACCTCCGTGGCCAATGTGGTGTTTATCATCGCTTCTCTGCCGATTTTTGCATCGCTGATGAGCCGTGTCTTTCTGGCCGAACCTTTTGGCGCGCGTACCTGGCTGACCATTGCCGCCGTGGTGCCGGGGCTTGCAATCATCGCCTACGGCTCGGGTGAAACCCAGAATGCCAGCCTTGCCGGTGATCTATTGGCGCTCAGCGTTTCAGCCCTGTTCGCGGCTGCTTTGACGGCGGCGCGGCGTGCGCGGGCCGTGTCGATGGTACCCGGTGTAGCGATGGGATACACGCTGGCGGCTTGTGTAATCGCGCCGTTTGCTGACCCACTGTCGATGCCGTTAGATCAGGCCCCGCTGGTGTTGGGGCATGGGGCGGTTATTCTGGCCAGCTCGGTTTTGCTGGCCATCGGGCCGCGGTTCATTACCTCGGCAGAGGTGGGATTGCTGGTGCTGTTGGAATCCGTGCTTGCCCCGCTCTTGGCATGGGCGGTGGTCGGCGAAAACCCGGGCCCTTATGCGTTGATCGGCGGTGGTATTGTGATCAGCGCGCTGCTGGTTTCCAACATCGTATTGCTGATGCGCCAACGTGCAGCCCGCCCGCGAACCTCTGCACCCTAA
- a CDS encoding division plane positioning ATPase MipZ, whose amino-acid sequence MAHIIVVGNEKGGAGKSTVSMHLATALARMGHRVSGLDLDLRQRTFGRYVDNRNAFLKQAKLDLPSPSLCELPEIEADSLKPGENVYDHRLSAAVASMEPNNDFILIDCPGSHTRLSQVAHSLADTLVTPLNDSFVDFDLLAHTDAMGDKITGPSVYSEMVWTARQLRAQAGLAPIDWVVVRNRMGAQRMVNKDKMERAIKNLSKRIGFRVAPGFNERVIFRELFPRGLTLLDLKDIGVKQLNISNVAARQELRDLIKALNLPGVTADF is encoded by the coding sequence ATGGCGCATATCATCGTCGTCGGAAACGAAAAGGGCGGCGCGGGGAAATCCACCGTTTCCATGCACCTTGCGACAGCGCTTGCGCGGATGGGACATCGGGTGAGCGGCCTTGATCTTGACCTGCGTCAGCGTACCTTCGGGCGTTATGTCGACAACCGGAACGCCTTTCTAAAGCAGGCCAAGCTGGACCTGCCCAGCCCGTCGCTCTGTGAACTTCCCGAGATCGAAGCGGACAGCCTCAAGCCCGGCGAAAACGTCTATGACCACCGGCTCAGCGCCGCTGTGGCCTCGATGGAGCCGAACAACGACTTTATCCTGATCGATTGTCCGGGTTCACACACGCGTCTGTCACAGGTTGCGCATTCGCTGGCCGACACGCTGGTGACACCGCTAAATGACAGCTTTGTTGATTTCGACCTGCTGGCGCACACCGATGCCATGGGGGACAAGATCACCGGTCCTTCCGTCTATTCCGAAATGGTCTGGACCGCGCGGCAGCTGCGTGCGCAGGCCGGGCTGGCACCGATTGACTGGGTCGTGGTGCGCAACCGCATGGGCGCACAGCGGATGGTCAACAAGGACAAGATGGAACGGGCGATCAAGAACCTGTCCAAGCGCATCGGCTTCCGCGTCGCACCGGGCTTTAACGAACGCGTGATCTTTCGCGAACTCTTCCCGCGCGGGCTGACTTTGCTGGACCTCAAGGACATCGGGGTCAAACAGTTGAACATTTCCAATGTCGCGGCACGTCAGGAATTGCGCGACTTGATCAAGGCGTTGAACCTGCCCGGTGTCACTGCAGATTTCTAA
- a CDS encoding outer membrane protein, protein MKRLVTTTALTLFAGAGTAFAGSLAEPVVTPPVLTPQVASADWTGAYAGIQLGYGNLNVANQIDRDGDGDVDGDDETFAFGGGLDGNGAIGGAHLGYMWDFGNYVAGAELDYNAANIDIGSVGELDSVARAKLKLGYDMGDTLVYGVLGAAKADATIGGNDFSENGYVAGFGVDYLVSENVVLGGEVLYHDFGDDFDGLDLSADATTVQVKMSYKF, encoded by the coding sequence ATGAAACGTCTTGTCACAACAACTGCTCTTACTCTCTTCGCCGGCGCAGGTACCGCATTTGCGGGCAGCCTTGCGGAACCGGTCGTTACACCACCGGTCCTGACACCGCAGGTTGCCTCTGCCGATTGGACCGGTGCCTACGCCGGTATCCAGCTGGGGTATGGTAACCTGAATGTTGCAAACCAGATTGACCGCGACGGCGACGGCGATGTGGACGGTGACGACGAAACATTCGCCTTTGGGGGCGGTCTGGACGGCAATGGTGCCATCGGTGGTGCGCATCTGGGGTACATGTGGGACTTTGGTAACTACGTCGCCGGCGCTGAACTGGATTACAACGCTGCGAACATCGATATCGGCTCGGTGGGCGAGCTTGACTCCGTTGCGCGTGCGAAGCTGAAACTGGGCTACGACATGGGCGACACGCTGGTTTACGGTGTCTTGGGTGCCGCAAAAGCCGATGCAACCATCGGCGGCAATGACTTCTCCGAGAACGGTTATGTCGCGGGCTTTGGTGTTGATTATCTGGTGTCCGAAAACGTCGTTCTGGGTGGCGAAGTTCTGTATCACGACTTTGGTGATGACTTCGATGGTCTGGACCTGAGCGCGGATGCAACAACTGTTCAGGTCAAAATGTCTTATAAGTTCTGA
- the rpmE gene encoding 50S ribosomal protein L31 translates to MKADTHPEYHTINVKMTDGSIVEMKSTWGKEGDQLALDIDPSVHPAWTGGTSRLMDTGGRVSKFKNKYAGLSL, encoded by the coding sequence ATGAAAGCCGATACACATCCCGAATATCACACGATCAACGTCAAAATGACCGACGGTTCCATCGTGGAAATGAAATCAACATGGGGCAAAGAAGGCGACCAGCTGGCGCTTGATATTGACCCTTCCGTGCACCCTGCATGGACGGGCGGCACAAGCCGCTTGATGGACACCGGTGGCCGCGTGTCCAAGTTCAAGAACAAATACGCAGGTCTGTCGCTGTAA
- the rplS gene encoding 50S ribosomal protein L19 produces MNLIAEIEAEQIAELAKEIPDFRAGDTVRVGFKVTEGTRTRVQNYEGVCIARNNGHGIAGSFTVRKISFGEGVERVFPLHSTNIDSITVVRRGRVRRAKLYYLRSRRGKSARIVENSNYKPKKA; encoded by the coding sequence ATGAACCTGATCGCAGAAATCGAGGCGGAACAGATCGCCGAACTTGCCAAGGAAATCCCTGATTTCCGCGCCGGTGACACCGTCCGCGTCGGCTTTAAAGTGACCGAAGGTACACGTACCCGCGTCCAGAACTACGAAGGCGTTTGCATCGCACGCAACAACGGCCACGGCATCGCCGGTTCGTTCACCGTGCGTAAAATCAGCTTCGGCGAGGGTGTTGAGCGCGTATTCCCGCTGCACTCCACCAACATCGACAGCATCACCGTGGTCCGTCGTGGCCGTGTGCGTCGCGCCAAACTGTATTACTTGCGTTCACGTCGTGGTAAATCCGCGCGTATCGTCGAGAATTCCAACTACAAGCCGAAAAAAGCGTAA
- the ppk2 gene encoding polyphosphate kinase 2 has product MKPEPEGGKADAILGFEQGRYPYATKLDRRTYEAEKAALQVELLKVQHWVQETGQKFILLFEGRDAAGKGGTIKRFTEHLNPREARVVALNKPSDEERGQWYFQRYIKHLPTAGEMVLYDRSWYNRAGVERVMNFCAPTEYLEFMRQTPEFERMLVRSGIKLFKYWFSVTQDEQKARFASRETDPLKQWKLSPIDRASLDKWDDYTEAKEAMFFYTDTADAPWTVIRSNDKKRARLTCMRHFLAQLDYPDKNLAVATPPDPLIFHQAEAVLNNSDHILASSLHPQGRTA; this is encoded by the coding sequence ATGAAACCGGAGCCAGAGGGTGGCAAGGCCGATGCGATTCTGGGGTTTGAACAGGGTCGATACCCCTATGCCACCAAGTTGGACCGCAGGACATATGAGGCGGAGAAGGCCGCGCTTCAGGTCGAGCTTTTAAAGGTTCAGCACTGGGTGCAGGAGACCGGCCAAAAGTTTATTCTGTTGTTTGAGGGGCGTGATGCGGCGGGCAAGGGGGGCACGATCAAACGGTTCACCGAACACCTCAATCCGCGCGAGGCGCGTGTCGTTGCGTTGAACAAGCCCAGTGATGAAGAACGCGGACAGTGGTATTTTCAACGTTATATCAAACATTTGCCAACAGCGGGCGAAATGGTTCTGTATGACCGTTCGTGGTATAATCGCGCTGGTGTCGAACGGGTGATGAACTTTTGCGCGCCTACTGAATACTTGGAATTCATGCGCCAGACGCCGGAATTCGAACGGATGCTGGTGCGCTCCGGCATCAAACTTTTTAAATATTGGTTTTCAGTCACGCAAGATGAACAGAAAGCGCGTTTTGCGAGCCGTGAAACCGATCCGTTAAAGCAGTGGAAACTGTCCCCCATTGATCGTGCCAGCCTTGATAAATGGGACGATTATACCGAAGCCAAAGAGGCGATGTTTTTCTACACTGACACGGCAGATGCGCCTTGGACGGTGATCCGCTCCAACGACAAAAAGCGCGCGCGGCTGACCTGCATGCGGCATTTTCTGGCGCAGCTTGACTACCCTGACAAAAACCTTGCTGTCGCCACACCGCCTGACCCGTTGATTTTTCATCAGGCAGAAGCGGTGTTGAACAACAGCGATCATATTCTTGCGTCGTCCTTGCATCCGCAAGGCCGCACAGCCTGA
- a CDS encoding YdcH family protein, with product MSHTPHELAEEFPEMADQMAALRQSDGHFAKLSDEYHALNRALHRAETDVEPTSDDNMVGMRKQRMALKDEIYAYVKAQTASA from the coding sequence ATGTCCCACACCCCACATGAACTGGCCGAAGAATTTCCTGAAATGGCAGATCAGATGGCCGCCTTGCGCCAGTCAGATGGTCATTTTGCCAAGCTTTCTGATGAGTATCACGCGCTTAATCGGGCGCTGCACCGTGCAGAAACCGATGTGGAGCCAACAAGTGACGACAACATGGTCGGCATGCGCAAGCAACGCATGGCGCTGAAAGACGAGATTTATGCCTACGTCAAAGCGCAAACAGCGTCTGCGTGA
- the trmD gene encoding tRNA (guanosine(37)-N1)-methyltransferase TrmD — MKPTRSHGRQSVSASLKPRELMQDKPAYRDVWQARIVTLFPDLFPGVLGASLTGKALQDGLWQLHTHDLRRFGIGKHRNVDDTPAGGGAGMVMRADVVGPAIETAQQGSHGRWPILYMSPRGRRFDQAMAADLATCSGVTMLCGRFEGVDERVIEHYGITEVSLGDFVMTGGELAAQAMIDATVRLLPGVLGNAASTVEESHSNGLLEHPQYTRPATWEGHDIPSVLMSGNHKEIAKWRAAQSRELTRARRPDLLPPEEDAG; from the coding sequence ATGAAACCCACACGTTCGCATGGCCGCCAATCGGTCAGCGCCTCGTTGAAACCCCGCGAGCTGATGCAGGACAAACCCGCCTACCGCGACGTCTGGCAGGCGCGTATCGTAACGCTGTTTCCCGATCTGTTCCCCGGCGTTCTGGGCGCAAGCCTGACCGGCAAGGCGCTACAGGACGGGTTGTGGCAACTGCACACCCATGATCTGCGCCGGTTCGGCATTGGCAAACACCGCAACGTTGATGACACACCCGCAGGGGGCGGCGCCGGTATGGTGATGCGCGCGGACGTGGTCGGCCCTGCAATTGAGACGGCGCAGCAGGGCAGCCATGGCCGCTGGCCGATCCTGTATATGTCACCGCGCGGACGCCGGTTTGATCAGGCGATGGCAGCCGATCTGGCAACCTGTTCCGGCGTGACGATGCTGTGTGGCCGGTTCGAGGGTGTTGATGAACGGGTGATCGAACACTACGGCATTACCGAAGTTTCGCTTGGGGATTTCGTGATGACAGGCGGCGAACTGGCCGCACAAGCCATGATCGACGCCACTGTGCGCTTGCTGCCCGGTGTGCTGGGAAATGCCGCGAGTACGGTCGAGGAAAGCCATTCCAACGGGCTGCTGGAGCACCCGCAATACACCCGCCCGGCCACGTGGGAAGGCCATGACATCCCGTCCGTGTTGATGTCTGGCAACCACAAAGAGATTGCCAAATGGCGCGCCGCGCAGTCGCGGGAGTTGACCCGCGCGCGACGCCCCGATTTGCTACCCCCAGAGGAAGACGCGGGTTAA
- a CDS encoding sulfotransferase produces the protein MPRRIILHAGFHKTGTSSLQATLRENRVALKKQVALRLRWHLKDIVAAARGYSTDKDPLTLIKVQTRFGEMVNAIPGMPRRTLIISAEELSGHMPGRGALADYSAAPVLLYAYWEILRNAYPEAEILIYLTTRAPEAWLASAYWEHVKSSGMTLNYDVFEHTYAYGANLDAMVAEIASRVPAEVVAQPLEACVDLPLGPADPLLDRCEIPLSLRPSLVAVPPANRRHPQDILDAMLDANRTHTDAGARNAAKKAILKEAGLDQ, from the coding sequence ATGCCGCGCCGCATTATCCTTCATGCGGGTTTTCACAAAACGGGCACGTCCAGCCTTCAGGCAACCCTGCGCGAGAACCGCGTGGCATTGAAGAAACAGGTCGCGCTGCGCCTGCGCTGGCATCTCAAGGATATTGTCGCCGCGGCGCGGGGCTATTCCACCGACAAGGATCCGCTGACCCTGATCAAGGTGCAAACGCGTTTTGGCGAGATGGTGAATGCCATTCCCGGCATGCCGCGCCGTACGCTGATTATTTCTGCCGAAGAACTCAGTGGCCATATGCCGGGACGCGGGGCGCTGGCCGATTATTCCGCGGCGCCCGTGTTGCTATATGCCTATTGGGAAATTCTGCGCAACGCCTATCCCGAGGCCGAAATCCTGATCTATCTTACCACCCGCGCCCCCGAGGCATGGCTTGCCTCAGCCTATTGGGAGCATGTGAAATCTTCCGGTATGACGCTGAATTACGACGTGTTCGAACACACCTATGCCTATGGTGCCAACCTCGACGCGATGGTCGCCGAAATCGCCAGCCGCGTGCCGGCCGAGGTTGTCGCGCAGCCGCTCGAAGCCTGTGTAGACCTGCCGCTTGGGCCTGCCGACCCTTTGTTGGATCGCTGCGAAATTCCCTTGTCCCTGCGCCCCTCGCTGGTTGCAGTGCCACCGGCCAATCGCCGCCATCCGCAGGACATTCTGGATGCGATGTTAGACGCGAACCGAACCCATACCGATGCTGGCGCGCGCAATGCGGCCAAAAAGGCGATTCTGAAAGAGGCAGGGCTGGACCAATGA
- the rimM gene encoding ribosome maturation factor RimM (Essential for efficient processing of 16S rRNA), with amino-acid sequence MTDLIPVGAIAGAYGVRGELRIKSYCAVPEDIENYSPLWTEGRTKQISLAILRPIKNGFSARIPDVASKEEADAMRGTVLYAERGQLPSLPDDEFYYADLIGVEVYDTGGALLGRVKTVNNHGADDLLELQLAGKTDTVFLPFTKAAVPTVDLAAGRIVADPPLGILPDSQTPESTAD; translated from the coding sequence ATGACCGATCTGATCCCTGTCGGCGCCATCGCCGGTGCCTATGGCGTGCGTGGTGAACTGCGTATCAAAAGCTACTGCGCTGTGCCCGAAGACATCGAAAACTACAGCCCGCTGTGGACCGAAGGCCGGACAAAACAGATTTCGCTGGCCATTCTGCGACCGATCAAAAACGGGTTCTCTGCCCGCATCCCCGATGTCGCTTCCAAGGAAGAGGCGGATGCGATGCGCGGCACCGTGCTTTATGCCGAGCGCGGCCAGTTGCCCTCTCTGCCGGATGATGAATTTTACTATGCCGACCTGATCGGGGTCGAGGTATATGACACCGGCGGTGCCCTGCTCGGACGTGTGAAAACCGTGAACAACCACGGGGCTGACGACCTCCTGGAATTGCAACTTGCGGGCAAGACCGACACCGTGTTCCTGCCCTTTACCAAGGCCGCCGTTCCCACCGTCGATCTGGCCGCAGGACGCATTGTGGCGGACCCGCCGCTGGGTATCCTGCCTGACAGCCAGACGCCAGAAAGCACCGCCGACTGA
- the bluB gene encoding 5,6-dimethylbenzimidazole synthase encodes MDTFTDAFRAGLHDLMRWRRDVRQFRTDPVDEALLRQCLDTFSLAPSVGLSEPWRIVRVTSPEARAKAISNFEDSNAQALTGYGGDQAKLYASLKLSGMKEAPQHLAVYCDDTTEKGAGLGVASMPEMRRYSVVGAITLMWLTARSLGLGVGWVSVLDPTRLNADLDVPEGWSLVAYLCIGWPQQNTLTPELETKGWEVRAPDLHIENR; translated from the coding sequence ATGGACACGTTTACAGACGCATTCCGTGCCGGGTTGCACGATTTGATGCGGTGGCGGCGCGATGTGCGCCAATTCCGCACCGATCCGGTGGACGAGGCACTGCTGCGCCAGTGTCTCGACACCTTTTCCCTCGCCCCTTCCGTTGGTCTGTCCGAGCCATGGCGTATCGTGCGCGTCACCTCGCCCGAAGCCCGGGCCAAGGCGATATCAAATTTCGAAGACAGCAATGCGCAGGCCCTCACGGGCTATGGCGGCGATCAAGCCAAGCTTTACGCGTCACTAAAGCTGTCCGGTATGAAAGAAGCGCCCCAACATCTGGCGGTCTATTGCGACGACACCACAGAAAAAGGCGCGGGGCTGGGTGTTGCCAGCATGCCCGAAATGCGACGCTATTCCGTCGTCGGTGCCATCACACTGATGTGGCTGACCGCGCGCAGTCTCGGGCTGGGTGTGGGATGGGTGTCGGTCCTTGACCCGACCCGTTTGAACGCCGATCTTGATGTACCGGAGGGGTGGTCGCTGGTGGCTTATCTGTGCATCGGCTGGCCACAGCAGAATACGTTAACCCCTGAACTGGAAACCAAAGGCTGGGAGGTCCGCGCCCCCGACCTGCATATTGAGAACCGCTGA
- the rpsP gene encoding 30S ribosomal protein S16, which translates to MAMKIRLARGGSKKRPFYRIVAADSRMPRDGRFIEKLGTYNPLLPKDSEERVKMDVEKVKEWIAKGAQPTDRVRRMLEAAGALPKTERNNPNKGTPGKKAQERVQEKADKAAAAAEAAAAPAEEAPAEDAAAE; encoded by the coding sequence ATGGCTATGAAAATTCGTCTCGCCCGCGGCGGCTCAAAGAAACGCCCCTTCTACCGTATCGTTGCAGCAGACAGCCGCATGCCACGCGATGGCCGTTTCATCGAAAAGCTGGGCACCTATAACCCGCTGCTGCCTAAAGACAGCGAAGAGCGCGTCAAAATGGACGTCGAAAAAGTTAAAGAGTGGATAGCCAAAGGCGCGCAGCCCACAGACCGTGTGCGCCGCATGCTGGAAGCCGCAGGCGCACTGCCCAAGACAGAGCGTAACAACCCGAACAAAGGCACACCGGGCAAGAAAGCCCAGGAGCGCGTTCAGGAGAAAGCCGACAAGGCCGCAGCAGCAGCAGAAGCCGCCGCAGCACCAGCCGAAGAAGCCCCCGCAGAAGACGCGGCAGCTGAGTAA
- a CDS encoding chorismate mutase has protein sequence MTDTVKLAAEVLKEHRASIDRLDAILVYTLGERFKHTQAVGKLKAEHDLPPSDPNREADQIARLEDLANRADLDPEFAKKFLNFIIAEVIQHHKQHQS, from the coding sequence ATGACCGATACTGTAAAACTTGCCGCAGAGGTTCTGAAAGAACACCGCGCGTCCATCGACCGTCTGGATGCGATCCTTGTCTATACACTGGGCGAGCGGTTCAAACACACACAGGCTGTGGGGAAACTCAAAGCCGAACACGACCTTCCCCCGTCCGACCCGAACCGCGAAGCGGATCAGATTGCACGGCTTGAAGATTTGGCGAACCGGGCCGATCTGGACCCCGAATTTGCCAAGAAGTTTCTCAACTTCATCATCGCTGAAGTCATTCAGCACCACAAACAACATCAATCCTGA
- a CDS encoding GNAT family N-acetyltransferase: protein MNAMTDPIPVLDTQRLTLRAPRKSDLPTLTAFYETERSHMVGGPRDATGSFNSLASRIGHWAIYGFGLWHIDDRKTGDFLGWTGFLNPPSWDEPELGWTLFAHAEGKGYAFEAARAARAYGAEHLKLDGVISYIRADNTRSAALAEKLGATFEREGEVMGTPCHIWRHPKEAT from the coding sequence ATGAATGCTATGACCGATCCCATTCCGGTGCTCGACACCCAGCGGCTGACCCTGCGCGCGCCGCGCAAATCCGACCTGCCGACGCTGACCGCTTTCTATGAGACAGAGCGCAGTCATATGGTCGGTGGCCCACGCGATGCGACCGGCAGCTTTAACAGCCTTGCCTCGCGCATCGGGCATTGGGCGATCTACGGTTTTGGCCTTTGGCACATCGACGACCGCAAGACGGGTGACTTTCTGGGATGGACCGGTTTCCTGAACCCGCCATCATGGGACGAACCGGAACTGGGCTGGACGCTCTTCGCGCATGCCGAAGGCAAAGGGTACGCTTTTGAAGCCGCGCGCGCAGCGCGGGCTTATGGTGCCGAGCATCTGAAACTGGACGGCGTGATCAGCTACATCCGCGCCGACAACACCCGCTCTGCAGCGCTGGCCGAAAAGCTGGGCGCGACGTTTGAGCGCGAGGGCGAAGTTATGGGCACACCCTGCCACATCTGGCGCCACCCGAAGGAGGCCACATGA